In the genome of Colletes latitarsis isolate SP2378_abdomen chromosome 9, iyColLati1, whole genome shotgun sequence, one region contains:
- the LOC143345305 gene encoding RNA-binding protein fusilli-like isoform X1 — translation MQTTGARGPSHLVALYVATAGLQGNALGSDEEEITLLVYVLVDVLQNKVLGRQQYIVRPMVMDESCTPGTGSDNPAVAGSSGVISEAALTHAPALTEKTVREHGIPLEQAIEQFEAWWSSMSCVTSGSTPRFVVDGQAPLRQCLHPEACNKDIELPEHYNFFHDLRKEFVACYSTHGELSTFGIQEMLEYFGLPSDTENDYHVKEIQDMISVIQRMIKDGHVFQTPEVINIILEPGICSKDEEVDNGCVVRARGLPWQSSDQDIAKFFRGLNVAKGGVALCLSPMGRRNGEALVRFVNKEHRDMALKRHKHHMGGRYIEVYKASGEDFVGVAGGTSGEAHAFLSRGAQVIVRMRGLPYDCVAKQVLDFFLSGQKPCHVLDGEDGVLFVKKPDGRATGDAFVLFAKEEDAVKALSKHRDCIGSRYIELFRSTIAEVQQVLNRAIDPKQVVLPTPPIPQLPPILPQHIITSGTRKDCVRLRGLPYEALVEHILEFMGEHSKNIVYQGVHMVYNAQGQPSGEAFIQMDSESSAFACASQRHHRYMIYGKKQRYIEVFQCSGDDMNLVLTGAVTQPSTKALLSPGTLTTQNPATLTHPPPPTPVPVPVPTAQPPLWDIHALVQAQAQAQAQAQAQAQAQAQAQAIRNQDFWLMALASNPPPTSTTPASPTSSVTTKTLALPGPNPQHQIPAYAMGPPGAGAMAAAAAALHAQPPTPAPFLLFNVPSRIPILRAPAPHSLLTPIVQAAPINPAAIMGLKRTWESAFPPDASSTVAKRATWHTPATAFAQAPTAAPGLPYPAQFYPQI, via the exons GTGTTGGGAAGACAACAATACATTGTACGACCGATGGTAATGGATGAAAGTTGTACACCTGGAACCGGTAGCGACAATCCGGCGGTCGCCGGAAGTAGTGGAGTTATCAGCGAAGCAGCACTGACGCACGCTCCGGCGTTAACTGAAAAAACGGTTCGAGAACACGGGATTCCTTTGGAGCAAGCCATCGAGCAG TTCGAAGCATGGTGGTCTTCCATGTCCTGCGTGACGTCTGGTTCCACACCACGTTTCGTCGTAGACGGTCAGGCGCCGTTAAGACAATGCTTGCACCCAGAGGCCTGCAACAAAGACATCGAGCTGCCAGAGCACTACAACTTCTTTCACGATCTCCGCAAGGAATTCGTCGCCTGTTATTCCACCCACGGAGAGCTTTCGACCTTTGGAATACAGGAGATGCTGGAAT ATTTCGGTCTACCGTCCGATACGGAAAACGATTATCACGTGAAGGAGATACAGGACATGATCAGCGTAATACAAAGAATGATCAAAGATG GTCACGTTTTCCAAACTCCTGAAGTAATTAACATTATTTTAGAACCTGGTATATG CTCAAAAGATGAAGAAGTTGACAATGGCTGTGTAGTAAGAGCACGAGGTCTTCCTTGGCAATCGTCTGATCAGGACATAGCAAAATTTTTTCGTGGCTTAAATGTTGCCAA GGGTGGTGTAGCTCTGTGTTTAAGTCCTATGGGAAGACGTAACGGAGAAGCATTAGTACGATTTGTTAATAAAGAACACAGAGACATGGCTTTAAAAAGACATAAACATCATATGGGTGGACGATACATAGAAGTTTATAAGGCTTCTGGAGAAGACTTTGTTGGTGTTGCTGGAGGTACAAGCGGGGAGGCTCATGCATTTTTGTCACGAGGAGCACAAGTTATTGTTAGAATGAGAGGCTTGCCGTATGATTGTGTTGCTAAACAAGTG CTGGATTTCTTTTTGTCAGGACAAAAGCCCTGTCATGTGTTAGATGGGGAGGATGGAGTTCTGTTCGTCAAGAAACCAGATGGGAGAGCGACTGGAGACGCTTTCGTTCTTTTTGCGAAAGAAGAAGATGCCGTAAAGGCATTGAGCAAACACAGAGATTGTATTGGTAGTCGGTATATCGAACTTTTTCGCAGTACAATTGCCGAGGTGCAACAG GTCTTGAATAGGGCGATTGACCCGAAACAGGTTGTGCTTCCGACACCACCCATTCCACAGCTTCCTCCAATACTTCCACAACATATCATTACGTCCGGTACGCGTAAAGATTGCGTTCGATTGCGCGGTCTTCCTTACGAAGCTCTCGTAGAGCATATTCTCGAGTTTATGGGCGAGCATTCTAAGAATATTGTTTATCAAGGTGTTCATATGGTTTATAACGCTCAA GGTCAGCCTTCCGGGGAGGCGTTTATTCAAATGGACAGCGAAAGTTCGGCATTCGCATGTGCGTCGCAACGACATCATCGATACATGATATATGGCAAGAAGCAACGTTACATCGAAGTGTTCCAGTGCAGCGGGGACGATATGAATCTGGTATTGACAGGTGCGGTAACTCAACCGTCAACCAAGGCTCTGCTATCACCCGGTACGTTGACCACACAAAATCCCGCAACTTTGACACATCCGCCTCCGCCGACGCCGGTACCGGTGCCGGTACCGACGGCGCAACCTCCCCTCTGGGATATTCACGCGTTAGTGCAGGCTCAAGCCCAAGCACAGGCGCAGGCTCAAGCGCAGGCTCAAGCTCAAGCTCAAGCTCAGGCAATTCGAAATCAAGACTTTTGGCTGATGGCCTTAGCCTCGAATCCGCCACCCACCTCCACCACTCCTGCATCCCCAACTTCGTCGGTGACGACTAAAACGCTCGCTCTACCCGGACCAAATCCGCAGCATCAGATCCCCGCGTACGCCATGGGACCTCCAGGTGCAGGTGCCATGGCGGCTGCGGCCGCAGCGCTTCACGCTCAACCACCGACACCAGCACCCTTTTTACTCTTCAACGTTCCTTCTCGAATTCCCATTTTACGAGCACCAGCGCCCCACAGCCTGCTGACACCCATCGTCCAAGCCGCGCCTATAAACCCAGCCGCCATAATGGGACTGAAACGAACTTGGGAAAGCGCTTTCCCGCCCGATGCATCCAGTACTGTCGCGAAACGCGCCACGTGGCACACGCCAGCGACTGCATTCGCCCAAGCACCGACCGCGGCACCTGGTTTGCCTTATCCCGCTCAATTTTATCCTCAGATCTGA